The Panthera uncia isolate 11264 chromosome B3 unlocalized genomic scaffold, Puncia_PCG_1.0 HiC_scaffold_1, whole genome shotgun sequence genome segment ATCAGAAACCAGACGGTCGCCTCAGCTCAGTCCCCGGGGTTTGCAgaaggggggcaggaggaggaggagctgggcagAGGAGGACGGCCCGACTCGGATGCGCCTGCCCTATCACACAGACATCtgttctcagtttcttcctctttatgaTCGCTACAGATGACAAGGGAAGTAGAGCGGACCGaggcggaaaaaaaaaaaaagttatgtcaTAAAGATATAAAACGGTGCTGTGACTCACCTGCTCTTAGCCGCAGGTACGGGTTTCGTGGCAGCGTCTCCACTCTGCTAGCCAGGAGCCCAGATAGGCCTAACGTCACTCGGCTAGGTTGACTCAGATGGCCGAGTTTCTAGTGGAGGGGCAAAAGTGGGGCTTTCTCCTTTTGCAAGTCTGAAATCAGGGGAAGGGGTTGGTCTGTATTCTCCAGTCTCCCAGGGTTGAACTTTGGGTCAGTAATCAGGACGGTGGGGGCTGGAAGCGGGCAGAAGAGCAAGAGGGGCGCGGGACGGGGCTGCAGCCGGCGGCCCCTGGAAGGCAGTGGGTCCCCCTGGGGAGGGACCCTGGGGTCATTTAGCTGGCACTGCCCTGCGAGCCGGGGCTCCAACGCCACCGCCCCCAGCCTTTCTCCGGCTGCGCGGGTCCTATCCAGAACCCTCGTTAGGCTGCCCGGCCCcgcctatttttcttttttcctctttcaaagggggttaccccccccccaaccccatttccctcttcccccagcctccGGGCTTAAACCAATTACGCTGCTTTGCAAACAAAGTGAGGGCCGGGTTTGAGGGGGGGGCTCGGCGGGCGGGGGCGCAGGGGGCGCGCGGTGGCAGCGCCGCTGGGCGGGAGGCGCGGCGGCTGGACTGGCGGGCGGTCGCCTCGCAGGTGCACCTCGGGCTTTGTAGGTGCGAGCGTCTTTGTGCGGCGGACAAATGGGGAGAGGACGAGGAGGTGGGCACTCGAGCGACGTAAGATCCACATCAGCTCAACTGCACTCGTCTCGCAGAGGCCACCCGCTCACTTCCCGCGGAGGCGCTCCCGGGCGCCGCGCTCCGCGGCCGCCGCCTGCCCCCGCCCGCCGCGCCGCCTCCGCCGCGCCCCGCAGCGCCTGGCTTCCTCCTTGCTAGGGTGGCGTTGGGCTGGCGCGGGCGTTCGGGTGACTGCAGCTGCTCGGCTCTCCGCCCCCCGCCCTGCGCCGCGCGGCTGCCCCGTCGCTTCGCACAGGGCTGGATGGTTGCATCGGGCAGGGTGGCTCCAGGATGTTAGGGACTGTGAAGATGGAAGGGCATGAGAGCAGCGACTGGAACAGCTACTACGCGGACACACAGGAGGTGAGAGGCGGGCGGCAGGCGGGACGCTCCCGAAGCCGGTGCGGGGGGACGTCCGGCAGGGTGGGCGGCTGGCGGGCTGTGGGCGCCTTCTCCGTGCCATCgctgcctgcccacccccagaTGTGATCCCGACCAGGCCTTGGTCGGGCCTTGGAGCCGGATCCGCTGCCCCGCGAGGGAGGCTGGATCTCGGCGCTTGGAGCGGGCCAGAAGGTTTTAGGAAACTGTGGGCTTTTAAAGCACCCTCTCTGGAAAGCACTTGCCTCTTTGCGGAGAGCGAGAGCCGGAACCAGGCCCGGGGTGCCACGGGTTGGCGGGCGGGCGCCGGCACGAGTTGGAGGTAACTTTAGGAAAGACAGAGCTTGTCTGCAGGGCGACCTCTTCCACCCATGGTTGAATTCGAAGATGTCTTCAGATGAAAGCGCGCCGCCGTTAAGTTGAGCGTCTTAATAATGAAACGATTCCGAAATTTTATGAAACTTCTTTAAAAGCCCTGTTTGGGGAGAAGTGTGCTCATTCTACCGTAGAACCGCTGGGTGGCGCTGGTGCAAACTGACTTTTCCTCCAGCACGGCGAACCGGGAACCTGTTTCTCTTCATTGTCCCCTTGGTGGCACGTTCATGTGGTTTATTTTACAATGTGCACAAAGGGATTGTGAGGCAAACCAGGTACAGGCAGGACCACCATCTACTAGAAATATTTCCCTGGAAACAGCTGGCGATTAACCCCCAAAAGTTCACCATTGTTAAAAACACTTAATGATATTGCCTTGGAATAATcttggggagaagaaaagaaaaacaaaaaaaaaaaaaaaaacgaaagtaaaaaatacttcaagacatggaaagaaaaatgtagaatcaggaaatatttttatggtaattgttttatttagatttgtatatttatatatttacaaactTAGCTTGAGTTTATTTGCATACTATAGCAGAGTGTTAAATCTGTAcagattttatgttttcaaatggaATTGTATTTGCTgatgaaaaaatttatattatttttattaaattatcagAAGTTCTTATGTTTCTGACTGTATACTTTTAACATATATAGTGCATTCCCAAATTGCTGTTGATAAGGGTTTTCTCCTACTGTTGGTTTAAAAATGAGCTCAGAATTCTTCCCCGGGTTTAATTCAATGCACTCATCTTGACCCACTAGTCAATGAAGTCCCCTATGGAAAGAGCTTCCTTATAGGTTAAAGCTGAGAATTGGGAAATAGAATAGCATTAAGAGAAAGTAAGTCGACTTTGATTTAGAAATTTACAGTGAGATTTTAAAGCCAGTTTTTGAAATGATCCGCAGCAACATAACAGTATGTGAAACAAAATAGATTATACCAACAAACTGTGtcaccaaaatttttaaatgttatgggGCTGAAAATAGATAACGAAGTTGATGCAAGTTTTTGAATGTCTTAAAGAGATGTACATGTGAAGTCATGCTAAAGTTAAGTGTAGTGCATTGATATCATTAatcacccctccctgccccttctcttcttgtagatctatttttaatttttctccaaacTTATTTAACTtgagtttctttcccttttaatatTACAGTTGCTACAAGTAGATGGGAAACACTACTCGTAAATATTATAACAAAGTcaccatttggggaaaaaaatgctaagGGTGTATAAAGCCAGTTGTTGAGAAATGGATGGGTCATACGGCCATGAATGATTAGTCCTATCAGGGGGAGTTTAATTAACAGACACCCCGTACAACAGAGTGCTACGCGGTCAGCTCAGGCTTAGGCAAGATACGCATAGAGCTGGTGTTTCTGTTGCACATCCCCAGGCTGCACCGCCTTTTTTCTCTAGTTTGGTTAAAACTCCTTTTAACCAAAAGGGCTTTGCTGAGGCCGGCCTGGGGTGGAGACTGGGATACCAACTGGCGTGGATGGGGTAGGCGATGGAGGGACCCCAGAAGCCGGCCCCTGGGCCTGGCATGTAAGGCGATTACACATCTTCCTGGGGACATATTTTCTGTGAGCGCTTCTCTTTCATGCCTGCCGCGATAGGATTTTTCCCCTGCCGCGCAAGACATTTTTTTGCTCTTTCTAGGGAGGGCGCCTGACGGTTTGCCCCGGGTGGGGGGTCCTATGCTTTGCAGAAATGCTCTCTGCAAAACTCCGGGTTTGCCCCGGGAGGATCGGCCGTCCGCGCCCACCACTAACTCCGCCCTTTGGGGCCTCTTCACTTGCTATCTCTGCTCCAGGCCTACTCCTCGGTCCCCGTCAGCAACATGAACTCGGGCCTGGGCTCTATGAACTCCATGAACACCTACATGACCATGAACACCATGACCACCAGCGGCAACATGACCCCAGCTTCGTTCAACATGTCCTACGCAAACCCAGGCCTGGGCGCCGGCCTGAGTCCGGGCGCGGTGGCTGGCATGCCAGGAGGCTCCGCGGGCGCCATGAACAGCATGACGGCTGCGGGCGTGACGGCCATGGGGACAACGCTGAGCCCCGGTGGCATGGGCGCCATGGGCGCGCAGCCCGCGGCCTCCATGAACGGCCTGAGCCCCTACGCCGCTGCCATGAACCCGTGCATGAGCCCCATGGCGTACGCGCCGTCCAACCTGGGCCGCAGCCGAGCGAGTGGCAGCGGCGACGCCAAGACTTTCAAGCGCAGCTACCCGCACGCCAAGCCGCCCTACTCGTACATCTCGCTCATCACCATGGCCATCCAGCAGGCGCCCAGCAAGATGCTCACGCTAAGCGAGATCTACCAGTGGATCATGGACCTCTTCCCTTATTACCGGCAGAACCAGCAACGTTGGCAGAACTCCATCCGGCACTCGCTGTCCTTCAACGACTGCTTCGTCAAAGTGGCGCGATCCCCGGACAAGCCAGGCAAAGGCTCCTACTGGACGCTGCACCCGGACTCCGGCAACATGTTTGAGAACGGTTGTTACTTGCGCCGACAGAAGCGCTTCAAGTGTGAGAAGCAGCCAGGGGCCGGGGGCGGAAGCGGGAGCggaggtggcggcggcggcggcgccaaGGGCGGCCCGGAGAGCCGCAAGGACCCCTCGAGCGCCGCCAACCCCAGTGCCAATTCTCCCCTTCATCGGGGCGTGCACGGTAAGGCGGGCCAGCTAGAGGGCGCGCCGGCCCCCGGGCCGGCTGCCAGCCCCCAGACTCTGGACCACAGCGGGGCGACAGCGACAGGGGGCGCCTCGGAGTTGAAGACTCCAGCCTCCTCGGCGGCGCCCCCGATCAGCTCTGGGCCAGGGGCACtggtttctgtgcctccctcccacccggcGCATGGCCTGGCACCCCATGAGTCCCAGCTGCACCTGAAAGGGGACCCCCACTACTCCTTCAACCACCCCTTTTCCATCAACAACCTCATGTCCTCCTCGGAGCAGCAGCACAAGCTGGACTTCAAGGCGTACGAGCAGGCACTACAGTACTCGCCCTATGGCGCTGCGTTGCCCGCCAGCCTGCCGCTCGGCAGCGCCTCGGTGGCCACCAGGAGCCCCATCGAGCCCTCAGCCCTGGAGCCAGCGTACTACCAAGGTGTGTATTCCAGACCCGTCCTAAACACTTCCTAGCTCCCTGGGACTGGGGGTTTGTCTGGCATGGCCATGCTggtagcaagagagagagacacacagagagaaaatcaACAGCAAACCAAACCACACATATCGAGCCGACAACAGCATAATAAAATcccaactatttttatttttttttttgtgtgtgtgtgcacaatcTTTTCCCCAGTGCAAAGGACTGTTACTTTGTTATTGTATTCAAAATGCCTTGTGTATATTATTACAAAGAAAACCCATcccaaaccaacaaaaaattttttcctgCCAAGTTTAACGATccacaaatgtatatataaaatcttccTATTTCCTTATTCctgtcccttccctctttcccctccagACACATTCCAGTCTGTGcagggtttatttaaaaaaaaaagaagaagaaagatggtcaaacttgtaaaatatttgtttgtgCTTCCCCCCCTTCCACCACCTGACCTCTCCACAAGTTTACAGGTCTATGGCAATACTCTTAACCATAAGAACTGAAAGAGTGAAGAAACAAGTAGACACTAGGGACTATTAAAAGTATTTGAAGGACAATACTGCTGTTATGCAGCAAAACATAAACTGATTATAAACATCAGAGCCATTTATTATTCAGCTTACATTTCTGATACATTCAGATatggaatacatatatattatgtacgaACTTATTTATGCACATGTTCAGATATGTAGACATCCTCCATATATTTGCATAACATATAGAAGTAATACGTAGGTGTTATACATGCTACATTTTCAAGAGTTGCCTGACCAAGAAGTTACAAAGACACCCCTCTCCCTTGTCCTCTCTACCCACATATAGCCCTGGGAATCAATTCCTCAAGAATTGCAATCCTCAATAACTCTGCTCCTTGCTTTGCAGAGTGCCATTGTCATGCCATTCTGAGGTCACAGAACATGTATAAAATTAGCTTCTCTGTATCTAtaccatttaaataatttttccaggaAAAAGGGAATATTACAATGTTGGAGGAGAGATAAGTTATAGGGAGTGGTATTTCAAAATTTGGTCCAAGATCCCAAAATCCAATTGATTGTGGCCATTTTAATTATTGCCATCATGTGCTTGTTTCATTCAGTGTTAATGCACTTTTCACAGCTGGACATGGTGTTAGTATAGCCAGACGGGTTTcattcttctttgctttctcaATGTTAATTTATTGCatggtttattccttttttttttctttatagttgaaattactttaaatgatggttaaaattacaaattaaaaatgttaattttatcaaTGTgattgtaattaaaatattttgatttaaataacaaaaatgataaattttaagcCGTGGAATATGTTCTTGATCATTTGCAGTTAAGgactttaaataaatcaaatgttaacaaaaaaaagtatttctgttattttccttAATTAAGTCCAAAATAGGAATTATGATTATGATATTTTGCAAAGTCCGGCACTGAATATaaatggcaaaaaagaaaatgatctaaaacaaaattgttttgtttatgtttattacaTGAACTTGAGGCTAGTAAAAAGCAGTTACAGTAATTCAATAAAAGTGGGTAGATAAATTGATGTGATATCCCAAGAATTGAGatttttaagattgtttattcCCGGTAATGTTTACTTCAGTTTTTGAGATGAGCTTAAGCCTTCTATGTTTCCTTTGAGCCTGTCCACAATGAAATCAAATTCATTAATATAACTATAGTGCCCCCTTCCTCAATGTATAATTTTCCTTTATCTGAGAAGTATTCTAGGAGAATAAAATATCATATGTGGCTGATAAAATTAAGTTGTCCACAACAAAGAAtcctgaactctctctctctctttttttttttccattaaaagagaaacaaaactcaaCAATCATGGTTGCTTTGGAGGGGGTGAAGGGGAGGCAAGTTAATTCACTCCTGCAGGGGAAGCTTTGTGCCATCAGGACATTTCAGGGTAGCtgctattttgtattttgtgaagATACTTCTAAAAATACCGTTTCTAAAAATATCATTCCTGAGAACTTAAAGCTGATTTGTTAGCCTTCTAAGAAGCTTTTAAATGCAACTTCACACCCCTACAGTTGCTTGAGATCACAAAATCATTAATCTCCTTTGATAGTAGGCTCACTTTCCAGTCCACCTATTTCTTTGTAAGTCTTGTTCGGATTGACATCAACAATAACAACACCAGCCCAAGCAGAGGCTAGCCTGCCTGAGCCCCTGTGTATGAACTCCATCCTCGCCAAGGCTTGAACTTGGACAGCCTTTACTTTGATCGCCCCACTCCACACTGCGGACAAGATAAAAAGAGCTGTGTGAGTCCCTTAATTATCGCGTAATTGCCTCCCCAGATGAGAGAAGGGGTGGCGTGTAGCACTtgagaaaaatccagaaatccaagccccccccccacacacttcaGCTaatgaaaggaggagagagaaataactggtttgaataatttcaaaacCTAATTTAGAGGCCTCTAGGGAGGACATTAAAGTCCCAAAGAGAGGAAAAAGCTTTCAATCTCAATagttacttatatttatatagcaGGTAAACAAAAGTTGGTAAATTCGAAGTCCAAATGTGATATGCGGGCGTGAGTTTGGGCCTAGGAATTTTACCAGCCGCACTGAATCTAAATCGTCTACCCCTCGGTGAtgttcccttcctctctttaACAAATTAGCAATATCAATGTTTTGCTTCACCCTCTAGGCTTAGGTCGGCCTTAGCTCTCTGTAACTTGGCAAAGACTTTTTCTAGGCTTGCGGGGGGCGAGGCGCCGTGGGCTGACCATAGAGGCTACTTTGGAAATCTGCCTGAGAAGCTAGCACGTTGGATCTCGGGGAGCTGGTCTCGTGGGGTTCCCAGGCGATTTTCCGCCACCTCTGGGCAGTaaaccgccccctcccccctccccgagcACCTTGCGCGCGCTCTGCAACGTCTGGCCGAGGTGATCTGCGTCCCGCGCGTTAGGTTGTGCGCCGTTTAGGGCAAAGGCAGCCGGTTGccggggaagagggacagagcaggCCCGCAAGCATCTCGGGGTGACAAGTGCAGTTAGTTCTTCATTGTTTGGGCATTTTCCCCTCCTAGCGAATAAATCTTCTGTTGAGCCCGAGACCTAAAAGTCAACAAAGAAGGCCAGGCGTCGCTTTACCGCTACTGTGGCCCAACGCCCGCGTTGCCGCGGCTGCTCCCGCTGCGTAATCCCTTCCTCGGAAACCCGGACACACAAACGCCGGAACGCCCGGGGCTGGGGCGCCGCGCCCCAGGGCCAGGAGGAAAACATCTGTGGTTCCGAGGGAGTGCTGGGACCCTCCTCGAGCGCGGCACCTTCTCGtgacccccacccgccccccttTTCGTCGTCGAGTTTCTGTATTTCTTCACCTCGGACACTCCCGTAGATGAGGGCCGGAAAGGGGATGCTGACCGCTCAGCCGCGGGCCACCGGGCTCGCTTTATTTAGGAATTTCCctcgtggtgggggaggggtctccGGATGGGGCGGGAGggagtgagaagaaaaaaaacccaaaaaacaaaacccttcctACAGACCCTAGAGCAAAGCTGCCGAGGCCCTCCGATGCAGTGACGACGCCACCACTGAgcacttttggaaaaaaacaaaactgttttggGAGTGAGTGGAGTCCAGGGGAAGAGAACTTTACATGTAACTTTCACCTGGTTCTGGGACTGAcgcattttttaaattgctatacAGAGAAGAAGACAACTAAACACAgatagggaagaagaaaagctcACCAGAAACTACACAACTTAGAAGTGTTCCCAAGTAGAAGGCAGCTCGGTCTGTTTCTACATGATGGCTATTACAGTGTGTACgtcacaaataaaatgtaatttccatTGTCCCTTCTTGAACTCTTCATAGCAGAATAAGCTGGTGAGAATTATTAAGGGAGGAGGGATTAAACAAACAATCCTATTAAAGTTCTtaacttctgttttcattttctgaagcCTAGAATACTCAACTGATTTCACTGAAAGCATacaaaaaaacattgtttttctcaGGAGTCTAACAGATTTGAATGATCTACAGCTTAAGAGTTCCTGGagtgataaaatgtaaaaattttgttttggcaCTTTGAAAAATTGATCTCAGTTCCACAAAAATGcttattcagtttctttgcaAAAACTTCTGCGATCAATTCAAATTCCTTTCAATGCAGACCAAAGTAGGAGACCTGTAGCCCAAATTAATTAACCTTTCCTTAAGATCAATTGGTTTTCTGTTGATTTAGCAGTAATAATGTAGAACATTTAGctataatgtattttaatgtgaTACTTCAATATGTCAAGAGGAAATACtcattgaaaagataaaattgcttaaattatttaatagatgtttaataaatttgtagaaatattttattttcaaaaattaactctTAATCGCTTATTTGAATTGTAGTAAAATGTGTTTTGCAACTAAATGGAGTTAAGATAATGTCTAATTAGTTCGAGATAATTATGTGCAAAAAGTTGACTATTTGTAAACTACCTTGGACAAAATAGGTCAATAAATTATGCAGAGATTTAGAAATAAGATTTTCTCAAATACAAAGAATCATTAACATCAATAGAAACTCATGTGAGTAAGAgtgtaataaaatgaaacaagttGGAAGATTCTACAACCTTTTATGTAGAAACAGAATCTATTTGGGGAGATATAAGGTGTGTTGTTTTTTACAGCAGCCATTTCtgcaagttttattttctaccaCTGGTCCTATTTGGTGTATCCAAATAACATTTAACAGATTACTTTaaatgttctgggtttttttcttccaaatagttACATTTAAGGCCATAATGGTTTCATTGGTGTCTCTCTTTTAGCTCCCAGTCTAGCTGGGTTCACTGAACTTTGGACCCTGCAGACTGCAACCCTCGCCACCCCCGACTCCAGCCATCATTCTGGCAAGCAATATGGAGTTGGAGAATACCCATGCATTTCAATTTTAACGTGTACAATGCATACATTTTCttactataaacattttttaggggcgcctgggtggcgcagtcggttaagcgtccgacttcagccaggtcacgatctcgcggtccgtgagttcgagccccgcgtcaggctctgggctgtggctcagagcctggagcctgtttccgattct includes the following:
- the FOXA1 gene encoding hepatocyte nuclear factor 3-alpha isoform X1, translated to MLGTVKMEGHESSDWNSYYADTQEAYSSVPVSNMNSGLGSMNSMNTYMTMNTMTTSGNMTPASFNMSYANPGLGAGLSPGAVAGMPGGSAGAMNSMTAAGVTAMGTTLSPGGMGAMGAQPAASMNGLSPYAAAMNPCMSPMAYAPSNLGRSRASGSGDAKTFKRSYPHAKPPYSYISLITMAIQQAPSKMLTLSEIYQWIMDLFPYYRQNQQRWQNSIRHSLSFNDCFVKVARSPDKPGKGSYWTLHPDSGNMFENGCYLRRQKRFKCEKQPGAGGGSGSGGGGGGGAKGGPESRKDPSSAANPSANSPLHRGVHGKAGQLEGAPAPGPAASPQTLDHSGATATGGASELKTPASSAAPPISSGPGALVSVPPSHPAHGLAPHESQLHLKGDPHYSFNHPFSINNLMSSSEQQHKLDFKAYEQALQYSPYGAALPASLPLGSASVATRSPIEPSALEPAYYQEREKTAQEGEKVRGREDHKQATCSMWGLTCGTTLGS
- the FOXA1 gene encoding hepatocyte nuclear factor 3-alpha isoform X2 — translated: MLGTVKMEGHESSDWNSYYADTQEAYSSVPVSNMNSGLGSMNSMNTYMTMNTMTTSGNMTPASFNMSYANPGLGAGLSPGAVAGMPGGSAGAMNSMTAAGVTAMGTTLSPGGMGAMGAQPAASMNGLSPYAAAMNPCMSPMAYAPSNLGRSRASGSGDAKTFKRSYPHAKPPYSYISLITMAIQQAPSKMLTLSEIYQWIMDLFPYYRQNQQRWQNSIRHSLSFNDCFVKVARSPDKPGKGSYWTLHPDSGNMFENGCYLRRQKRFKCEKQPGAGGGSGSGGGGGGGAKGGPESRKDPSSAANPSANSPLHRGVHGKAGQLEGAPAPGPAASPQTLDHSGATATGGASELKTPASSAAPPISSGPGALVSVPPSHPAHGLAPHESQLHLKGDPHYSFNHPFSINNLMSSSEQQHKLDFKAYEQALQYSPYGAALPASLPLGSASVATRSPIEPSALEPAYYQGVYSRPVLNTS